One Lutra lutra chromosome 18, mLutLut1.2, whole genome shotgun sequence genomic window carries:
- the LOC125090817 gene encoding extensin-like isoform X1: MVVGKAEGWALCRRKPRYSVCFLSGRAKSPRRELPGARGESARDSACPRGEEDGTAQAQCGGRPGACADCRPVTEAGPRSPGVCCQSRLPVRLPQGWTCANRVRPSACCSPPPPESSCHRGARCQRPHLPTESCPSERGPCAAWARTSSPSSPEGTGVAVMQVCPGLLGSPLLLSPRSPPSPGSPPIALRPPPPPIAVLPSIAVLPPITVLSLSPCSSLWLCSPSLLGSPPHRFAPPHRLASPYRCALPHRRAPPITMLSLITRLPLHRIPPAPAVALLPLPSPGSPFIALLSPHCIAPPHCRAPVSLVTFCGLSVLPLHWELHLIRHLSIPFPGPGGGMDLSSVGTLCPSY; the protein is encoded by the exons ATGGTCGTCGGGAAGGCTGAGGGGTGGGCCCTTTGTAGGCGGAAACCCAGGTACAGCGTGTGCTTCCTAAGTGGGCGGGCCAAGAGCCCTCGACGTGAGTTGCCCGGTGCACGCGGGGAGTCCGCGAGAGACTCAGCGTGCCCGAGAGGCGAGGAGGACGGCACTGCGCAGGCGCAGTGTGGCGGCAGGCCCGGCGCATGCGCGGACTGTAGACCCGTCACGGAGGCCGGCCCTCGGTCCCCCGGCGTGTGTTGCCAGTCTCGGCTGCCCGTCCGGCTTCCGCAGG GGTGGACCTGTGCAAACCGTGTGCGGCCCTCGGCATGCTGCTCACCGCCTCCCCCGGAGAGCAGTTGTCACCG AGGGGCGAGGTGTCAGAGGCCACACCTTCCGACAGAGTCGTGCCCCAGTGAACGAGGGCCATGTGCTGCCTGGGCCAGGACCTCCAGCCCCAGCTCGCCCGAAGGGACGGGTGTCGCTGTGATGCAGGTATGTCCAGGTCTGCTGGGCTCCCCCCTATTGCTATCGCCGCGCTCTCCCCCATCGCCTGGCTCGCCCCCCATCGCCTtgcgacccccccccccccccatcgcCGTGCTCCCGTCTATCGCCGTGCTCCCGCCTATtactgtgctctctctatcaCCTTGCTCCTCCCTATGGCTGTGCTCTCCCTCATTGCTGGGCTCCCCCCCGCATCGCTTTGCTCCCCCTCATCGCCTGGCTTCCCCTTATCGCTGTGCTCTCCCTCATCGTCGTGCTCCCCCCATCACCATGCTCTCCCTCATCACCCGGCTCCCCCTCCATcgcatcccccccgcccccgctgtcGCCTTGCTTCCCCTGCCATCACCAGGCTCCCCCTTCATCGCTTTGCTCTCCCCTCATTGCATTGCTCCCCCCCACTGCCGGGCTCCCGTCTCTCTGGTGACCTTTTGTGGTCTCTCGGTCCTCCCTCTGCACTGGGAGCTGCACCTCATACGGCATCTCTCTATACCCTTTCCTGGTCCTGGAGGAGGCATGGATCTCTCCTCTGTGGGCACACTGTGCCCCAGTTACTga